The proteins below are encoded in one region of Caldanaerovirga acetigignens:
- a CDS encoding DRTGG domain-containing protein — protein sequence MTKHDKIIKYIKNLKVGSKISVRQLAQELNVSEGTAYRAIKDAQLKGLVSTIPRIGTIRIEQTDEENIEKLTYAEVVNIVDGSVIGGTSGLHKPLKKFLIGAMEVNEMRQYIEPGDLLIVGNRKEAQLLSLTMGAAVLITGGFKAEEDVVRLADEKGMPLITSPYDTFTVATIINRAIFTRLLRKDVVRVRDVMVEDPYYLDEKATVGDWKKLVRATRHSRFPVINGENEVIGIVTTNDVADLKDEVSIREAMTKDPITVGPETPVAHAAHLMVWEGIELIPVVEDKKLIGVISRQDTIKAFRSLSLQPQIAETVDSLIMDHFNVFKTESGVRLQGKTGPVMLSPYGVPSHSSLINAMVNAGINAFRSKKRPEVIPDSFTVYFSGSVQLDEEIEIKADIIEIGRRSGKVEISLIGGGDLIAKAIMSVKVLGR from the coding sequence ATGACAAAACACGATAAGATAATAAAATATATCAAAAACCTAAAAGTAGGCTCGAAAATATCGGTGAGGCAGCTTGCACAAGAACTAAATGTCAGTGAGGGCACTGCATACCGAGCCATAAAAGATGCTCAGCTTAAAGGTCTTGTCTCAACTATACCGAGGATAGGAACTATACGAATAGAGCAGACTGATGAAGAAAATATAGAGAAACTGACGTATGCCGAAGTGGTCAATATAGTAGACGGCAGCGTAATTGGAGGAACTTCAGGCCTTCATAAGCCTCTTAAAAAGTTTCTCATAGGGGCTATGGAAGTGAATGAAATGCGACAGTACATCGAGCCGGGAGATTTGTTAATTGTAGGTAATAGAAAGGAAGCTCAGCTCCTTTCGCTGACTATGGGGGCTGCGGTTCTCATTACCGGTGGATTTAAAGCCGAAGAAGATGTGGTGAGACTGGCAGATGAAAAGGGGATGCCGCTCATCACATCGCCTTACGATACTTTTACGGTGGCCACCATAATAAACAGGGCCATCTTTACCAGGCTGTTGAGGAAGGATGTGGTAAGGGTAAGGGACGTTATGGTTGAAGACCCTTATTATCTCGATGAAAAGGCAACAGTAGGCGATTGGAAAAAATTGGTAAGAGCTACCCGCCACAGCAGGTTTCCTGTTATTAACGGTGAGAACGAGGTAATAGGCATAGTTACGACCAACGATGTGGCTGATTTAAAAGATGAAGTATCGATAAGGGAAGCGATGACGAAAGACCCCATAACGGTGGGTCCTGAAACACCGGTAGCACATGCAGCCCATCTCATGGTCTGGGAAGGAATCGAGCTCATCCCCGTAGTAGAGGATAAAAAGCTTATAGGAGTTATAAGCCGCCAGGACACCATAAAGGCTTTTCGCAGTTTGAGCCTTCAGCCGCAGATTGCAGAAACGGTGGATAGCCTGATTATGGACCACTTCAATGTATTTAAAACCGAAAGTGGAGTGCGACTTCAGGGCAAGACAGGACCAGTTATGTTGAGCCCTTATGGAGTCCCAAGTCACAGTTCTCTGATTAACGCCATGGTCAACGCTGGCATCAATGCATTTAGAAGCAAAAAGCGGCCAGAGGTTATCCCCGACAGCTTTACGGTTTACTTTTCAGGTTCGGTACAGTTGGATGAAGAGATAGAAATAAAGGCAGATATTATCGAAATAGGAAGAAGGTCCGGGAAGGTAGAGATAAGTCTTATTGGCGGCGGAGATTTGATTGCAAAAGCGATAATGTCGGTTAAAGTTTTAGGCAGGTAG
- a CDS encoding DNA polymerase III subunit alpha, producing the protein MAGFVHLHVHTNFSLLDGACDIAKLAQRAKELRMDAMAITDHGVMYGVIDFYKTMKSMGIKPIIGCEVYTAKRTINDRKPGIDDDQYHLVLLAENKNGYQNLVKLVSMGFLEGYYYKPRVDRELLRKHSKGLIALSGCVAGEIPQYILNGEYEKAKNAALEFQNIFGEGNFFLEVQDHGLKEQKLVNSGLIKLSEETGIPLVVTNDVHYIMKSDEQFHDAMLCIQTGKTIRDEDRLKFNSSEFYLKSEEEIRGLFPHLKEAVDNTVRIAKRCNVELEFGQAHLPRFDVPEGFTEDSYLEKLCYDGLKKRYGMVTPELRNRLDYELDVIKRMGYSSYFLIVWDFVNFARKNGIMVGPGRGSAAGSLVAYCLYITNVDPLKYNLLFERFLNPERVTMPDIDVDFCYERRQEVIDYVVEKYGAERVAQIGTFGTMAARAAIRDVGRVLGYPYSEVDSVAKMVPMEPGMTIEKALTLNPELKRLYNENERMRKLLDTAKALEGFPRHASTHAAGVVISSRPLVELVPLHKVGDSTVSTQFTMTALEELGLLKMDFLGLRTLTVIQDTQELVKRARGIIVDLERIPLNDKKVYEMLGRGETTGVFQLESTGMRNLLKELKPERFEDIIAVIGLYRPGPLGSGAADEFIKNKNNPENIKYLHPKLEPILRETYGIILYQEQVMKIAQELAGFSLAQADILRKAMGKKQQEVMEAQRSSFIKGCIANGIDEETAKKIFEEISYFAGYGFNKSHAAAYAMVAYQTAYLKAHFPVEFMAALLTSVRHNTDKVAHYIEECRLLGIEVLPPDINESFEFFTAKDGKIRFGLTAVKNVGENMARAIIKCREEKGRFVSFSDFCEKMGPAEINKKAVESLIKSGAFDSLGVRRSQLLRAFDDVLSRVQKNQRQAMKGQLSLFEMIDDGEAIRDELPDIPEYPQNEMLAMEKEVLGLYISGHPLREFEDLLNRKTTLKSSDLKGDEIDIEDNSQVIVGGMITDIKIKYTKDEKLMAFITLEDLTGSIEIIAFPSVYERFTDELKQDSKILIRGRVDLKEEETPKVIAEEIEPLEKRKEGVLVISLSEYNGKIDEKIESLKEFFLLHPGNIPVTIYIVNSLKAILVDKSYYVNYSEEFSKKICSIIGPQNCLFIEKAI; encoded by the coding sequence ATGGCCGGCTTTGTCCACCTGCACGTTCATACGAATTTCAGCCTGCTCGATGGTGCATGTGACATAGCGAAATTGGCGCAGAGGGCAAAAGAACTTAGGATGGATGCAATGGCCATTACGGATCACGGCGTGATGTACGGAGTAATAGATTTTTATAAGACAATGAAATCGATGGGTATAAAACCTATAATTGGTTGTGAAGTTTACACGGCAAAGAGAACTATTAACGACAGGAAGCCTGGTATAGATGATGACCAGTATCATTTGGTGCTTCTTGCGGAAAACAAAAATGGGTACCAAAATTTAGTTAAATTAGTATCTATGGGTTTTCTTGAAGGATATTATTACAAACCCCGCGTAGATAGAGAACTTTTAAGAAAACACAGCAAAGGCCTCATCGCCTTGAGCGGGTGTGTTGCTGGGGAGATACCTCAATATATTCTAAACGGAGAATATGAAAAAGCGAAAAATGCAGCTTTGGAATTTCAAAATATCTTCGGAGAGGGTAATTTTTTTCTAGAAGTTCAAGACCACGGATTAAAAGAGCAGAAATTGGTAAATTCCGGGCTTATAAAGTTGAGCGAAGAAACCGGCATCCCGCTTGTTGTGACAAACGATGTCCATTACATCATGAAGTCGGACGAGCAGTTTCACGATGCCATGCTGTGCATACAAACCGGAAAAACCATAAGGGATGAAGACAGGTTAAAATTTAATTCCTCAGAGTTTTACCTGAAGTCAGAAGAAGAGATAAGGGGGCTTTTCCCGCACCTAAAGGAAGCGGTGGATAACACCGTGAGGATTGCGAAAAGGTGCAATGTGGAACTCGAATTCGGACAGGCACACTTGCCCCGCTTTGATGTCCCCGAAGGTTTTACAGAAGACTCTTATCTAGAAAAACTCTGCTACGACGGTCTCAAAAAGAGATATGGAATGGTTACTCCTGAACTTAGGAATAGACTCGACTACGAGCTGGATGTAATAAAAAGAATGGGTTATTCCAGCTATTTTTTAATAGTGTGGGATTTTGTGAATTTCGCTAGAAAAAACGGCATAATGGTAGGACCAGGCCGGGGTTCTGCCGCCGGAAGTCTGGTGGCCTACTGCCTATACATAACCAATGTGGACCCGCTTAAGTACAACCTGCTCTTTGAGCGGTTTCTCAATCCGGAAAGGGTGACGATGCCAGATATAGACGTGGATTTTTGTTACGAAAGACGTCAAGAGGTCATTGATTACGTAGTCGAAAAATACGGTGCCGAAAGAGTCGCACAAATTGGGACCTTCGGAACTATGGCGGCACGGGCGGCCATTAGAGACGTGGGCAGGGTTCTCGGTTATCCTTATAGCGAAGTGGATTCTGTGGCCAAAATGGTTCCTATGGAGCCGGGTATGACGATTGAAAAAGCATTGACATTAAATCCTGAACTTAAAAGGCTTTACAACGAAAACGAGAGGATGAGAAAACTTTTAGACACAGCAAAAGCTTTGGAAGGTTTTCCCAGACACGCTTCTACCCACGCAGCGGGCGTAGTAATTTCAAGCCGACCTCTGGTTGAACTTGTTCCGCTACACAAGGTGGGGGATTCTACAGTATCCACCCAATTCACCATGACTGCTCTTGAGGAACTAGGCCTTTTGAAAATGGACTTTCTCGGATTAAGGACGCTTACAGTGATACAAGATACGCAGGAACTAGTAAAAAGAGCACGGGGGATCATAGTAGACCTTGAAAGAATTCCGTTAAACGATAAAAAAGTTTATGAGATGCTGGGCAGAGGTGAGACAACAGGCGTTTTTCAGCTTGAAAGCACCGGTATGCGGAACCTCTTAAAGGAGTTGAAACCTGAGCGTTTTGAAGACATAATAGCGGTCATAGGACTTTACAGGCCCGGCCCTTTAGGAAGCGGCGCTGCCGACGAATTTATAAAAAACAAGAACAACCCGGAAAATATAAAATACCTTCATCCCAAATTGGAGCCCATCTTGAGAGAAACTTACGGAATAATTTTGTACCAAGAGCAGGTTATGAAAATAGCCCAGGAGCTTGCAGGTTTCAGCCTGGCCCAAGCCGATATCTTGAGGAAAGCCATGGGTAAAAAGCAGCAGGAAGTTATGGAGGCGCAGCGTAGCTCCTTCATAAAGGGATGCATCGCCAACGGCATAGACGAAGAAACTGCCAAAAAGATATTCGAAGAGATTTCGTATTTTGCAGGGTATGGTTTTAACAAATCCCACGCTGCTGCCTATGCAATGGTTGCATACCAGACCGCATATTTAAAGGCCCATTTTCCAGTGGAATTTATGGCGGCTTTGCTCACAAGTGTTAGGCACAACACCGACAAGGTAGCTCATTACATCGAAGAATGTAGACTCTTAGGAATCGAAGTTCTTCCCCCTGATATCAATGAAAGTTTTGAGTTTTTTACAGCAAAGGATGGTAAAATCCGGTTCGGGTTGACCGCTGTAAAAAATGTAGGAGAAAACATGGCAAGGGCCATAATAAAGTGCAGGGAAGAGAAAGGAAGATTTGTTTCATTCAGCGATTTTTGTGAAAAAATGGGTCCTGCTGAAATAAATAAAAAAGCTGTAGAAAGCCTTATCAAAAGCGGAGCTTTTGATTCGTTGGGTGTCAGGCGTTCTCAGCTTTTAAGAGCTTTCGATGATGTTTTAAGCCGGGTGCAGAAAAATCAAAGACAAGCGATGAAAGGCCAACTTTCGCTTTTTGAGATGATTGACGATGGAGAAGCGATAAGAGATGAATTACCCGATATTCCGGAGTATCCTCAAAATGAGATGCTCGCGATGGAAAAAGAAGTTTTGGGTCTTTACATAAGCGGGCATCCCCTTAGGGAGTTCGAAGACCTCTTGAACAGGAAAACCACATTGAAAAGCAGTGATCTTAAAGGGGATGAGATCGATATCGAAGACAATTCGCAGGTCATAGTCGGCGGTATGATTACTGATATAAAAATAAAATATACGAAAGATGAAAAACTCATGGCCTTCATTACACTAGAAGATTTGACAGGGTCGATTGAGATTATTGCATTTCCGAGCGTATACGAAAGGTTTACCGATGAACTAAAGCAGGATAGCAAAATATTGATTCGAGGAAGGGTGGATTTAAAGGAAGAAGAGACGCCGAAAGTGATTGCAGAAGAAATTGAGCCTTTAGAGAAGAGAAAAGAGGGAGTACTTGTCATTTCGTTGAGTGAGTATAATGGAAAAATAGATGAAAAAATAGAAAGCTTGAAGGAGTTTTTCCTTTTGCATCCGGGGAATATCCCTGTTACAATTTATATTGTAAATAGTCTGAAAGCGATTTTGGTTGACAAAAGCTACTATGTGAATTATTCTGAGGAATTTTCCAAAAAAATATGCAGTATCATTGGACCTCAAAACTGCCTTTTTATAGAAAAGGCGATTTGA
- the pfkA gene encoding 6-phosphofructokinase: MKRIGVLTSGGDAPGMNAAIRAVVRSAIYNGVEVYGIRKGYAGLLAGDFIEMSLGSVGDIIHRGGTILRTARSEEFKTKEGMEKAVNNIKQLGIEGLVVIGGDGSFRGAAELANRGIPTIGIPGTIDNDIPFTDYSIGFDTAVNTVVEAVNKIRDTATSHERTFIIEVMGRESGHIALYSGVACGAETILVPEKPYTIKNVCDKIMSGYKRGKLHSIIILAEGAGNAFEIGQKIKEVIGLETRVIVLGHLQRGGTPTAFDRILASQMGGKAVELLLNGVSNKMIGWVKGELIVTDLEKIFSAQKPLNEELYNLASVLAI, translated from the coding sequence GTGAAGAGGATAGGAGTTCTGACAAGTGGCGGAGATGCGCCGGGAATGAACGCTGCTATTAGGGCGGTTGTCAGAAGCGCCATATATAATGGCGTGGAAGTTTATGGCATCAGAAAGGGTTACGCAGGACTTTTGGCCGGCGACTTCATAGAAATGAGCTTAGGGTCTGTCGGAGATATAATCCACCGGGGAGGCACTATTTTGAGGACCGCCCGCTCGGAAGAATTTAAGACAAAAGAAGGTATGGAAAAAGCTGTAAATAATATAAAGCAACTCGGAATTGAAGGGCTCGTGGTGATTGGCGGAGATGGGTCTTTCAGAGGTGCGGCGGAACTTGCAAACAGAGGAATACCAACAATAGGCATTCCGGGCACGATCGACAACGATATTCCGTTTACGGATTATTCGATAGGTTTCGATACTGCCGTCAATACAGTGGTTGAAGCCGTCAACAAGATAAGGGATACGGCTACATCCCACGAAAGAACCTTCATTATAGAAGTTATGGGGAGGGAATCGGGGCACATCGCCCTCTATTCCGGAGTAGCATGTGGAGCTGAAACTATCCTTGTCCCGGAGAAGCCCTATACGATAAAAAATGTTTGTGACAAGATAATGAGCGGTTACAAGCGCGGCAAGCTCCACAGTATAATAATTTTAGCCGAAGGCGCAGGAAATGCTTTTGAGATTGGCCAAAAAATTAAGGAAGTAATCGGGCTTGAAACGCGGGTTATAGTACTGGGGCACCTTCAAAGGGGAGGTACTCCGACGGCTTTCGACAGAATACTCGCCAGCCAGATGGGCGGAAAAGCGGTGGAACTTTTGTTAAATGGTGTTAGCAACAAAATGATAGGTTGGGTAAAAGGGGAACTTATAGTCACGGACCTGGAGAAAATATTTTCCGCCCAAAAGCCATTGAACGAGGAACTTTACAACCTGGCGAGCGTATTAGCTATATAA
- the pyk gene encoding pyruvate kinase, which yields MRRTKIVCTIGPASEKKEIIKELIKAGMNVARLNFSHGTHEEHGARIAAIREAARELNASVAIMLDTKGPEIRLGTFASGKVFLEKGQEFTLVTYPVEGNEKRVFVNLKEITKLVNAGDRILLADGLIELEVKRVSDAEIQCTVLNGGELSSKKGVNLPGKSIPLPAVTPKDVEDILFGIKMEIDLIAASFIRKASDVLAIRKILEENGGNDIQIIAKIENQEGVQNLDEIIKVADGIMVARGDLGVEIPVEEVPLVQKIIIEKCNRAGKPVITATQMLESMIKNPRPTRAEATDVANAIMDGTDAIMLSGETAAGDFPVEAVKVMARIAQKVEESVSLDATAVKRQTSIKTVTDAISHATYTIAKDLGASAVITSTKSGYTARMVAKFRPSAPIIAVTPREKVTRTLQIVWGVFPIRVKETTSTDEMFREAVNGALESGLIKKGDLVVITAGVPLYVSGTTNLIRVQVVGDVVLKGTGIGNKSIYGTVHVARTLREAEAMPDGCILVVTSTDKDYMPVIRRALAIIAEEGGLTSHAAIAGIELGIPVIVGAEGATEKLSTGDQVTIDCQRGLVYKGVADVK from the coding sequence ATGCGCAGAACAAAAATAGTTTGTACAATCGGCCCTGCCAGTGAGAAAAAGGAAATAATAAAAGAGCTGATAAAGGCAGGAATGAATGTTGCACGGCTTAATTTTTCCCACGGCACCCATGAGGAGCACGGGGCGAGAATTGCGGCAATTCGTGAAGCTGCGAGGGAATTGAATGCTTCTGTTGCCATAATGCTGGATACCAAGGGACCGGAAATTCGCCTTGGAACTTTCGCCAGCGGGAAGGTATTTTTGGAAAAAGGCCAGGAGTTTACTTTAGTGACATATCCAGTAGAAGGGAACGAAAAAAGGGTTTTCGTAAATCTAAAAGAAATTACGAAGTTAGTAAATGCGGGTGACAGGATTCTGCTTGCCGATGGACTTATAGAATTAGAGGTAAAGAGAGTTTCGGATGCTGAAATCCAGTGCACGGTTTTAAACGGCGGTGAGCTGAGTTCCAAAAAAGGCGTTAACCTGCCTGGCAAATCAATACCCCTTCCTGCTGTTACTCCTAAAGATGTGGAAGACATCCTTTTCGGTATAAAGATGGAAATTGATTTAATAGCAGCCTCTTTTATAAGAAAGGCTTCAGATGTCCTGGCAATAAGAAAGATTCTAGAGGAAAACGGTGGAAATGACATACAAATAATAGCCAAGATTGAAAACCAGGAAGGGGTTCAAAACCTAGACGAGATAATAAAAGTTGCCGATGGAATAATGGTGGCAAGGGGAGATCTTGGAGTAGAAATTCCTGTCGAGGAAGTCCCGTTGGTACAGAAAATAATCATAGAAAAGTGCAATAGGGCCGGAAAACCGGTGATAACAGCCACTCAGATGCTAGAGTCGATGATAAAAAATCCCAGGCCTACGCGAGCTGAAGCTACGGATGTAGCTAACGCTATAATGGATGGAACAGATGCCATTATGCTTTCTGGGGAAACAGCTGCAGGGGATTTTCCAGTAGAGGCCGTTAAAGTTATGGCAAGGATTGCTCAAAAAGTGGAAGAAAGTGTTTCGCTGGATGCAACAGCCGTAAAAAGGCAGACGAGTATAAAGACGGTGACCGATGCAATAAGCCACGCCACGTATACGATAGCAAAAGACCTAGGAGCAAGTGCAGTAATAACATCCACAAAGTCGGGATATACAGCACGAATGGTGGCCAAGTTCAGGCCTTCAGCTCCTATTATAGCTGTGACGCCAAGAGAAAAGGTAACCAGAACTCTTCAGATAGTATGGGGTGTTTTTCCGATCAGGGTAAAGGAAACGACTTCCACTGACGAGATGTTTAGAGAAGCGGTGAACGGAGCATTGGAATCCGGCCTCATTAAAAAGGGCGATTTAGTGGTGATAACTGCCGGTGTTCCCCTTTACGTAAGCGGAACCACCAATCTTATACGAGTTCAAGTGGTGGGAGATGTGGTTTTAAAAGGCACAGGAATAGGGAATAAATCGATTTATGGGACTGTACATGTTGCACGGACTCTTAGAGAAGCCGAAGCCATGCCCGACGGCTGCATTTTGGTTGTAACTTCTACCGATAAGGATTACATGCCAGTAATAAGGAGGGCATTGGCCATTATAGCAGAGGAAGGCGGACTAACATCGCATGCGGCTATAGCCGGAATAGAACTGGGCATTCCGGTAATTGTAGGGGCAGAAGGAGCAACAGAAAAACTATCAACGGGTGACCAAGTTACAATAGATTGTCAAAGAGGTTTGGTCTATAAAGGTGTAGCTGATGTAAAGTAG
- the ilvE gene encoding branched-chain-amino-acid transaminase — translation MDIKVYINGKFYPKEEAKISVFDHGFLYGDGVFEGIRAYDGRVFRLKQHIDRLYSGARAIMLDIPISKEEMKEVVKETLRQNGLRDAYIRLVVSRGIGDLGLDPRKCHEPTIVCIADKIVLYPEKMYEEGLEIITAATRRNVPEGVNPQMKSLNYLNNIMAKIEANQAGVMEAVMLNTLDYVAECTGDNIFIVKDGVLITPPTYAGILIGITRNAIIELAQKNNIKVEEKLFTRYELYTADECFLTGTAAEVIPVVKVDGRKIGDGKPGVVTKLLLGAFKELVKIDGEEIYPSR, via the coding sequence ATGGACATCAAAGTATATATCAACGGCAAATTTTATCCTAAAGAGGAGGCAAAAATTTCTGTATTCGACCATGGATTTTTGTATGGAGATGGTGTTTTCGAAGGCATCAGAGCCTATGATGGCAGGGTATTCCGCCTAAAACAGCATATTGACAGGTTATACAGCGGTGCAAGGGCAATAATGCTTGACATACCCATTTCGAAGGAAGAAATGAAGGAAGTAGTGAAAGAGACACTGAGGCAAAATGGGCTGAGAGATGCGTATATCAGGTTAGTAGTATCAAGGGGAATAGGAGACCTCGGGCTCGACCCCAGGAAATGCCACGAGCCCACCATAGTGTGCATAGCCGACAAAATCGTGCTTTATCCCGAAAAGATGTATGAAGAAGGTCTTGAAATTATCACCGCGGCAACGCGAAGAAATGTACCCGAAGGGGTAAATCCCCAGATGAAAAGCCTCAATTACTTGAACAATATAATGGCAAAAATCGAGGCTAACCAGGCCGGGGTAATGGAGGCCGTGATGCTGAACACACTGGATTACGTGGCCGAGTGTACTGGGGACAATATATTCATAGTGAAAGATGGCGTGCTCATTACTCCGCCGACCTATGCAGGGATTCTTATAGGGATCACGAGGAATGCAATAATCGAGCTGGCGCAGAAAAATAATATTAAGGTCGAGGAAAAATTGTTCACACGGTATGAGCTTTATACAGCCGATGAATGCTTCTTGACTGGTACTGCAGCAGAAGTGATTCCAGTAGTTAAAGTAGATGGAAGGAAAATAGGAGATGGTAAGCCAGGCGTTGTTACAAAGTTACTGCTCGGTGCTTTTAAAGAACTGGTAAAAATTGATGGCGAAGAAATTTACCCCTCACGTTAA
- a CDS encoding lipid II:glycine glycyltransferase FemX, giving the protein MKFIVNGDKNQYTEFIQSHPKGHILQSLEWAQVKEENWRSMHVMVEDEGRITASMLLLLRPLPLVGKYMIYSPRGPVCDVCDFETLRFLVENVKKLAKKHGALMLKIDPDISIKDREAVNNLKKLGFIQNLEALNFEAIQPRFVFRLDITPSLDELLARFHHKTRYNIRLAQKKGVRVRLGNREDLKEFHRIMEITGIRDGFVVRSLEYFERMYDCLKPKGFMELALAEYDGKVIAGIICLFFGQKCWYLYGASSNEHRNVMPNYLLQWEMIKLAKERGCTLYDFRGVSGDLNPENPLYGLYRFKKGFSGEFTEFVGEYDLVFSPLWYTIFQKGVPVFRDLRRKLTLVFKKAKMKF; this is encoded by the coding sequence ATGAAATTTATTGTCAATGGCGATAAAAATCAATACACTGAATTTATACAGAGTCACCCGAAAGGACACATCCTGCAAAGTCTGGAATGGGCTCAGGTAAAGGAGGAAAACTGGCGGTCGATGCACGTAATGGTGGAAGATGAAGGCAGGATAACGGCTTCGATGTTGCTGCTCTTAAGGCCGCTTCCGCTGGTCGGAAAATATATGATATATTCACCCAGAGGGCCCGTTTGCGACGTATGCGATTTTGAGACGTTGAGATTTCTTGTGGAAAACGTTAAGAAACTTGCGAAAAAACACGGCGCGTTAATGCTTAAAATTGATCCCGATATAAGTATAAAAGACCGGGAAGCGGTAAATAATTTAAAAAAGCTGGGGTTCATCCAAAACCTGGAAGCTCTTAATTTTGAAGCAATTCAGCCCAGGTTCGTATTCCGTCTCGATATCACTCCATCGTTGGACGAGCTTTTGGCGAGATTTCACCATAAGACCAGGTACAACATAAGGCTGGCTCAAAAAAAAGGGGTGAGGGTGAGGCTCGGAAACCGGGAGGACCTCAAGGAATTCCACAGGATTATGGAAATCACCGGAATCAGGGACGGCTTCGTGGTAAGGAGCCTAGAGTACTTTGAAAGGATGTACGACTGCCTAAAGCCTAAGGGATTTATGGAGCTTGCTCTCGCCGAATACGACGGGAAGGTGATAGCGGGAATCATCTGTCTTTTCTTCGGACAAAAGTGCTGGTACCTTTACGGCGCGAGCAGCAACGAGCACCGAAACGTCATGCCCAATTACCTCTTGCAGTGGGAAATGATAAAGCTGGCCAAGGAAAGAGGGTGCACCCTTTACGACTTTCGGGGGGTGTCGGGTGATTTAAATCCCGAAAACCCACTTTACGGGCTTTACAGGTTTAAAAAGGGATTCAGCGGAGAATTTACGGAATTTGTAGGAGAATACGACCTCGTATTCAGTCCATTATGGTACACGATATTTCAAAAAGGGGTGCCGGTTTTCAGGGATTTACGCAGAAAACTCACCCTGGTTTTTAAAAAAGCAAAGATGAAATTTTAG
- the alr gene encoding alanine racemase — protein sequence MLDAQKRYMEVNLSAIKRNYDKIRQEVKVPVMAVVKGDAYGHGLEEVALTLQQAGAEWFGVEFLKEAIELRRAGVRGRILCFTAPICREDCEKFMEYDITPTVYNLDSAELLNKAAFGKGTLCRVHLKFDTGMGRFGFGLENLDEILVKLKNYTNLVYEGAYTHFSDAFARKSDYTLRQLSCFEKVIENLKKAGINVTLRHAASSVAAMDFPEARMDMVRVGGALFGVTMFKNKSVELEKASCVKVRIFEIRHLVRGSYIGYGRTYRAPKDMLVGIIPVGYYEGLKVQRRNYTYSVSGLIKNIYHDVKDFFRPQPVVFINGRPLKVLGRIGMQLTAVDLTGVKAKVGDEVTVNIDPIYYKGAEKIYIVEEEGKSVGRLEENGFLA from the coding sequence TTGCTTGATGCTCAAAAAAGATATATGGAAGTTAACTTGAGCGCTATAAAGAGGAATTACGACAAGATAAGGCAGGAAGTAAAAGTGCCTGTTATGGCGGTCGTTAAAGGGGACGCCTACGGGCATGGACTGGAGGAGGTAGCGCTTACCCTGCAGCAGGCTGGGGCGGAGTGGTTCGGAGTCGAATTTCTAAAAGAAGCGATTGAATTAAGGAGGGCTGGTGTCAGAGGCAGGATACTCTGCTTTACGGCACCTATCTGCCGGGAGGACTGCGAGAAGTTCATGGAATACGACATAACCCCTACAGTCTATAACCTTGACAGCGCGGAGCTTTTAAATAAAGCAGCTTTTGGAAAAGGGACTTTGTGCAGGGTCCACCTTAAATTCGACACAGGTATGGGGCGTTTTGGCTTCGGCTTGGAGAATTTGGACGAGATACTGGTTAAATTAAAAAATTACACCAATCTGGTATATGAAGGGGCCTACACCCATTTTTCGGATGCATTTGCGAGAAAAAGCGACTATACCTTAAGGCAGCTTTCTTGTTTCGAAAAAGTGATTGAAAACTTAAAAAAAGCCGGAATAAACGTGACTCTGCGCCACGCCGCAAGCTCCGTTGCGGCCATGGATTTCCCCGAAGCCAGGATGGACATGGTTCGGGTGGGAGGAGCGCTTTTCGGCGTCACAATGTTCAAAAACAAATCTGTTGAACTTGAAAAGGCTTCTTGCGTGAAGGTAAGAATATTTGAGATAAGGCATCTTGTGCGGGGTTCGTATATAGGCTACGGAAGGACTTATAGGGCGCCCAAAGATATGCTGGTGGGGATTATCCCGGTGGGGTACTACGAGGGCTTGAAAGTGCAGAGGCGAAATTACACCTACTCCGTTTCCGGTTTGATTAAAAACATTTATCATGACGTAAAGGACTTTTTTAGACCGCAGCCCGTGGTTTTTATAAATGGAAGGCCCCTTAAGGTACTGGGAAGGATAGGGATGCAGCTTACCGCCGTGGACCTTACCGGAGTAAAAGCAAAAGTCGGCGATGAAGTCACCGTAAATATCGACCCCATTTACTATAAAGGGGCAGAAAAGATTTATATCGTCGAGGAGGAAGGAAAAAGCGTCGGAAGGCTTGAGGAAAATGGATTTTTAGCATGA